Proteins encoded by one window of Moorella humiferrea:
- the rplW gene encoding 50S ribosomal protein L23, with translation MRAPEEIILQPLVTEKSTALMAENKYTFIVDRNANKIEIKNAIEKLFNVKVLKVNTLMDRGKLRRVGRFAGRQPDRKKAIVTLRPGDKIKVFEGLE, from the coding sequence ATGCGGGCACCTGAAGAAATAATCCTCCAGCCTCTGGTAACGGAAAAATCGACGGCCCTCATGGCCGAAAACAAATATACCTTTATCGTTGATCGCAACGCCAATAAAATTGAAATCAAAAACGCCATTGAAAAACTGTTTAACGTTAAAGTCCTCAAGGTTAATACTTTAATGGATCGCGGCAAATTACGGCGGGTAGGCCGCTTCGCAGGACGTCAGCCGGACCGGAAGAAAGCTATTGTCACCCTCAGACCGGGCGATAAAATTAAGGTCTTTGAAGGCCTGGAGTAG